Proteins from one Rhizobium sp. CB3090 genomic window:
- a CDS encoding dihydrodipicolinate synthase family protein, producing MKFEGIYTPAVTPLSPDGQIDKAAFAAVLESLIAAGVHGIIVGGSTGEYYAQSSQERFELGAYAKEVIGTRLPLVIGTGATRTEDSVEYAKAAKAIGADAILVSSPPYALPTERENAVHALTVDRAANLPIMLYNYPARMGVMMGEDYFARVGKSKNVRAIKESSGDMGNLHLLARKFPHIALSCGWDDQALEFFAWGAKSWVCAGSNFLPREHVALYEACVLEKNFDKGRAIMTAMLPLMDFLECGKFVQSIKHGCEIIGLKAGPVRAPLRGLIADEKRTLETVVATLKRTVAQITAGANYA from the coding sequence GTGAAGTTTGAAGGCATCTATACGCCTGCGGTGACGCCGCTGAGCCCGGACGGGCAGATCGACAAGGCGGCGTTTGCGGCCGTGCTGGAATCGCTGATTGCGGCCGGCGTGCATGGCATCATCGTCGGCGGATCGACCGGCGAGTATTACGCCCAGAGCAGCCAGGAGCGCTTCGAGCTTGGCGCCTATGCCAAGGAGGTGATCGGCACCCGGCTGCCGCTCGTCATCGGCACCGGCGCGACGCGCACCGAAGATTCCGTCGAATATGCCAAGGCGGCCAAGGCGATCGGCGCCGATGCCATCCTGGTGTCGTCGCCGCCTTATGCCCTGCCGACGGAACGCGAGAATGCCGTGCATGCGCTGACCGTCGACCGCGCCGCCAACCTGCCGATCATGCTCTACAACTATCCCGCCCGCATGGGCGTGATGATGGGCGAGGACTATTTTGCCCGCGTCGGCAAGTCGAAGAATGTCAGGGCGATCAAGGAAAGCTCCGGCGACATGGGCAACCTGCATCTGCTGGCCCGGAAGTTTCCGCATATCGCGCTCTCCTGCGGCTGGGACGATCAGGCGCTGGAATTCTTCGCCTGGGGTGCGAAGAGCTGGGTCTGCGCCGGCTCGAACTTCCTGCCGCGCGAACATGTGGCGCTTTATGAGGCCTGCGTCCTCGAAAAGAACTTCGACAAGGGCCGGGCGATCATGACGGCCATGCTGCCGCTGATGGATTTCCTCGAATGCGGCAAGTTCGTGCAGTCGATCAAACATGGCTGCGAGATCATCGGCCTGAAGGCCGGTCCGGTGCGCGCGCCGCTGCGCGGCCTGATCGCCGACGAAAAGCGTACCCTTGAGACCGTCGTTGCCACCCTGAAGCGCACGGTCGCCCAGATCACCGCGGGAGCCAACTATGCATGA
- a CDS encoding aldehyde dehydrogenase has product MHEPLTAAEYKAIAAGLQVPTNAFIDGTFRPANSGKTFKTTNPATGALLAEIAACDAGDVDYAVAKARAAFDDGRWRQLTPGERKETLLKLAKLLEENRHELAVLESLDSGKPVRECQTVDVPDTIHTIRWHAELIDKLYDNTNSVGPNALAMVVREPIGVVACVLPWNFPLLMLAWKIAPALAAGCSVIVKPAQETTLTTLRVAELAHEAGIPAGVLNVVTGSGREVGEPLGLHMDVDMVAFTGSTPTGRRFLHYSADSNLKKVVLECGGKNPAVVLDDAEDLDLVAEQVVNGAFWNMGENCSASSRLIVHASIKDDLLKRIGAYLREWKTGDPLNPENRIGALVSKSHFEKVRSFLDDVTSEKLKLAFGGETLGGVFIEPTVVDGVTPASRLFKEEIFGPILSVTTFETLAEAVALANDTNYGLTASVYTGSLRHAIRVSRDIRAGLVTVNCFGEGDASTPFGGYKESGFGGRDKSIFAHDNYCELKTIWIDVSERSVDETVR; this is encoded by the coding sequence ATGCATGAACCCTTGACCGCAGCCGAATACAAGGCGATCGCCGCCGGCCTTCAGGTCCCGACCAATGCCTTCATCGACGGCACGTTCCGTCCGGCCAATTCCGGCAAGACGTTCAAGACCACCAATCCGGCGACCGGCGCGCTGCTGGCCGAGATTGCCGCCTGTGATGCCGGCGATGTCGACTATGCCGTCGCCAAGGCCCGCGCAGCCTTCGACGATGGCCGCTGGCGTCAGCTGACACCCGGCGAGCGCAAGGAAACGCTGCTGAAGCTCGCCAAGCTTTTGGAGGAGAACCGCCACGAACTCGCGGTCCTGGAAAGCCTCGACAGCGGCAAGCCGGTGCGCGAGTGCCAGACCGTCGATGTGCCGGACACCATCCACACGATCCGCTGGCATGCCGAGCTGATCGACAAGCTCTATGACAACACCAATTCCGTTGGTCCCAATGCCCTGGCGATGGTCGTTCGCGAACCGATCGGCGTCGTCGCCTGCGTGCTGCCGTGGAACTTCCCGCTGCTGATGCTGGCCTGGAAGATCGCGCCGGCGCTTGCCGCCGGCTGCTCGGTGATCGTCAAGCCCGCCCAGGAAACGACGCTGACGACGTTGCGCGTCGCCGAGCTTGCCCATGAGGCCGGCATCCCGGCCGGTGTCCTCAATGTCGTCACCGGCAGCGGCAGGGAAGTCGGCGAACCGCTCGGCCTGCATATGGATGTCGACATGGTGGCGTTCACCGGCTCGACCCCGACCGGCCGTCGCTTCCTGCATTATTCGGCCGATTCCAACCTGAAGAAAGTCGTGCTCGAATGCGGCGGCAAGAACCCGGCCGTCGTGCTGGACGACGCCGAAGACCTCGATCTCGTCGCCGAACAGGTGGTCAACGGCGCCTTCTGGAACATGGGCGAGAACTGCAGCGCCTCCTCGCGCCTCATCGTTCACGCCAGCATCAAGGACGACCTCCTGAAACGGATTGGCGCCTATCTGCGCGAGTGGAAGACCGGCGACCCGCTTAATCCGGAAAACCGCATCGGCGCGCTGGTCAGCAAGAGCCATTTCGAAAAGGTGCGCTCGTTCCTCGACGACGTGACGAGCGAGAAGCTCAAGCTGGCCTTCGGTGGCGAAACCTTGGGCGGCGTCTTTATCGAACCGACGGTCGTCGACGGCGTCACGCCGGCAAGCCGCCTGTTCAAGGAGGAGATTTTTGGGCCGATCCTGTCGGTGACGACATTCGAGACGCTCGCCGAAGCCGTCGCCTTGGCCAACGACACCAATTACGGCCTGACGGCATCGGTCTATACCGGCAGCCTGCGCCATGCGATCCGGGTGTCGCGCGACATCCGTGCGGGTCTCGTCACCGTCAACTGCTTCGGCGAGGGGGATGCGAGCACCCCGTTCGGCGGCTACAAGGAGTCCGGCTTCGGCGGCCGCGACAAGTCGATCTTCGCCCACGACAACTACTGCGAACTGAAGACCATCTGGATCGATGTCTCCGAACGCTCCGTCGACGAGACGGTCCGATGA
- a CDS encoding FAD-binding oxidoreductase — protein sequence MSRHVIKRLPIDTGVSGWEAISERTYPATALDHDVTADWLIVGGGFAGLSAARRLSQLRPQDKIVVLEARELAKGPAGRNSGFMIDVPHNLSSGEYSVADEQSTKGEIKQNRLAIAFAADVAAEYGLSRDVFDPSGKINAAASDRGLALNENYRKSLEKIGEDHRVFDADQMREMTGTYYYRGGLYTPGAVMIQPADYIRGLARGLRSKIDLYEHSPVLELSREGKLWKARSNRGSVSAPKVILGVNGHIESFGHFRGRLMHIFTYASMTAAFSQNEFGGEITGVERWALLPADPMGATVRKVTTNGLSRIVIRTRFTYDPSLRVSERRVAGVAAEQRRSFDARFPGLKDLPMEYSWAGALCLSRNHVPAFGEVEEGLFSACCENGLGTVKSTLAGMMAADLAAGVNSRELDQYRNQPEPTRLPPEPIAWLGVNSVIRFQELRAGREG from the coding sequence ATGAGCCGACATGTGATCAAGCGCCTGCCGATCGATACCGGCGTTTCGGGATGGGAGGCGATCAGCGAACGCACCTATCCCGCCACGGCGCTTGACCACGACGTCACGGCGGATTGGTTGATCGTCGGCGGAGGTTTTGCCGGGCTATCCGCGGCCCGACGCCTCTCGCAATTGCGGCCGCAAGACAAGATCGTCGTTCTCGAGGCTCGTGAACTCGCAAAGGGACCAGCCGGAAGGAATTCCGGCTTCATGATCGACGTGCCGCACAATCTCTCCTCCGGCGAGTACTCGGTTGCCGACGAGCAGTCTACCAAGGGCGAGATCAAACAGAACCGCTTGGCAATTGCCTTCGCTGCGGATGTCGCGGCCGAGTACGGTCTGTCCAGGGACGTATTCGATCCGTCAGGCAAGATAAACGCTGCAGCGTCGGACAGAGGCCTGGCGCTCAACGAAAATTACAGAAAGTCGCTCGAAAAGATTGGTGAAGACCATCGCGTCTTCGATGCCGATCAGATGCGGGAAATGACCGGCACGTACTATTATCGAGGAGGGCTCTACACGCCGGGGGCCGTGATGATCCAGCCTGCGGATTATATCCGCGGCCTGGCGCGGGGGCTGCGGTCGAAAATCGATCTCTACGAACATTCGCCGGTACTGGAGCTTTCACGCGAAGGAAAACTCTGGAAGGCCAGGTCAAACCGTGGGTCCGTGTCCGCACCGAAGGTCATCCTCGGTGTGAACGGCCATATTGAAAGCTTCGGCCACTTCCGCGGACGGCTGATGCATATCTTCACCTATGCCTCCATGACCGCCGCCTTCTCCCAGAACGAGTTCGGTGGAGAGATTACTGGCGTCGAGCGGTGGGCGCTGCTACCGGCGGATCCCATGGGGGCGACGGTCCGCAAGGTCACTACAAATGGACTGTCCCGGATCGTCATCAGGACGCGGTTCACATACGACCCAAGCCTCAGGGTGTCGGAGAGACGCGTCGCCGGCGTGGCTGCCGAGCAGCGTCGGTCATTCGATGCCCGCTTCCCCGGACTGAAAGACCTGCCGATGGAATATAGCTGGGCCGGCGCGCTGTGCCTCAGCAGAAATCATGTGCCGGCCTTCGGCGAGGTCGAAGAAGGGCTTTTTTCCGCATGCTGCGAAAATGGCCTCGGCACGGTCAAGAGCACACTGGCCGGGATGATGGCTGCCGATCTGGCGGCTGGCGTCAATAGCCGTGAGCTCGATCAATACAGGAATCAACCGGAGCCGACCAGGTTGCCGCCCGAGCCGATCGCATGGCTCGGCGTGAATTCGGTCATCCGGTTTCAGGAGTTGCGTGCAGGCCGCGAGGGATGA
- a CDS encoding glycine betaine ABC transporter substrate-binding protein, translating into MKALWKALCAAAMVGMSMLPAHAEDKSITVGTMSWEDLTPITGITKKVLEDAGYTVKVVPFSEWGIAYAALSKGDIQILASQTDYVAQDYWDKNKKRLEKISPVSHGLFQGVAVPKYVPIDSMDQLNANADKFGGKIVGIEPGSGLMRDTANAVKGYDLKLQLVEGSTAAMTAALKSAVDRKEWIAVTIWEPSWMMQKYDVKFLKDPKGIFPPPQSYYWIGKKGFSADYPHAREVIASVYVPLADITAINSAVNDGKTMDEAVKAWTDSHADLLKRWENIKTQ; encoded by the coding sequence ATGAAAGCTTTGTGGAAGGCGCTTTGCGCCGCTGCGATGGTCGGAATGAGCATGCTTCCAGCACATGCCGAAGACAAGAGCATCACCGTGGGCACGATGTCCTGGGAGGACCTGACGCCGATCACCGGAATTACCAAAAAAGTGCTGGAGGATGCGGGCTACACGGTAAAGGTCGTGCCGTTCTCCGAATGGGGCATTGCCTATGCGGCGCTCAGCAAGGGCGATATCCAGATCCTGGCCTCTCAGACCGACTATGTGGCACAGGACTATTGGGATAAAAACAAGAAGCGCCTCGAGAAGATCTCGCCCGTTTCGCACGGCCTGTTCCAGGGCGTTGCCGTCCCGAAATACGTACCGATCGATTCAATGGATCAGTTGAACGCCAATGCCGACAAGTTCGGCGGCAAGATCGTCGGCATCGAGCCGGGCTCGGGCCTGATGCGCGATACTGCCAACGCCGTCAAAGGCTATGACTTGAAGCTGCAGCTTGTCGAAGGCAGCACCGCAGCCATGACCGCGGCGCTGAAGTCCGCCGTCGACCGGAAAGAATGGATCGCCGTGACGATCTGGGAGCCGTCCTGGATGATGCAGAAATACGATGTGAAATTCCTGAAGGACCCCAAGGGCATCTTCCCGCCGCCGCAGAGCTACTACTGGATCGGTAAGAAAGGTTTCTCCGCCGACTACCCGCATGCTCGCGAGGTCATTGCCAGCGTCTATGTGCCGCTTGCCGATATCACCGCGATCAACAGCGCCGTGAATGACGGCAAGACGATGGATGAGGCCGTCAAAGCCTGGACCGACAGCCATGCTGACCTCCTGAAGCGCTGGGAAAATATCAAGACCCAGTGA
- a CDS encoding glycine betaine/L-proline ABC transporter ATP-binding protein: MNIVINDANDLLVDCQNVWKIFGARAPAAVKAVSERGLSKKQVLDEFNCVVGVADASLQVRRGEIFCIMGLSGSGKSTLVRLLNRLIEPSLGNIAIKGKEIARLNAAELRDMRARNIGMVFQSVALLPNRTVLENAAFGLEVRGVRKDERNKTARTALDKVGLSDWTARYPSELSGGMQQRVGLARALAADPEIILMDEPFSALDPLIRRQLQDEFRQLTKSLGKSAVFITHDLEEAIRIGDRIAIMKDGVIVQVGTAEEIVTKPADAYVADFVAGISRVHLVKAHSVMQPIAEYKSLQPQHDVDALLKTTPEADIGELIDLTMKSERDALAVVDNGSIVGVVTTRGLLRGVAGSPEQPHVTA, encoded by the coding sequence ATGAACATTGTGATAAATGATGCCAACGACCTATTGGTCGACTGCCAGAACGTCTGGAAGATATTCGGCGCCCGTGCTCCGGCTGCCGTGAAAGCCGTTTCAGAGCGCGGCCTTTCCAAAAAGCAGGTCCTGGACGAATTCAACTGCGTCGTCGGTGTCGCCGACGCCAGCCTCCAGGTCCGCCGCGGCGAGATCTTCTGCATCATGGGGCTCTCCGGAAGCGGCAAATCCACCTTGGTTCGCCTCCTCAACCGTCTTATCGAGCCGAGCCTTGGCAACATCGCCATAAAGGGCAAGGAGATTGCCAGGCTCAATGCTGCGGAACTGCGCGACATGCGCGCGCGCAATATCGGCATGGTCTTCCAAAGCGTGGCCCTGCTCCCCAATCGCACGGTCCTCGAGAATGCAGCGTTCGGCCTGGAAGTCCGCGGCGTGCGGAAGGACGAGCGCAACAAAACGGCGCGTACGGCGCTCGACAAGGTCGGCCTTTCCGACTGGACGGCGCGCTATCCCTCGGAATTGTCGGGCGGCATGCAGCAACGCGTCGGTCTTGCCCGCGCATTGGCGGCCGATCCCGAGATCATTCTCATGGATGAGCCGTTCAGCGCGCTCGATCCACTCATTCGCCGCCAGTTGCAGGACGAGTTCCGGCAGCTCACGAAATCGCTCGGCAAGTCTGCGGTCTTCATCACGCACGACCTCGAAGAGGCCATTCGTATTGGTGACCGGATCGCCATCATGAAGGACGGCGTCATCGTCCAGGTCGGAACCGCAGAAGAGATCGTAACGAAGCCCGCCGACGCTTATGTCGCCGATTTCGTGGCTGGCATATCCAGGGTTCATCTCGTCAAGGCGCATTCGGTGATGCAGCCGATCGCAGAATATAAGAGCCTGCAGCCGCAGCATGACGTGGATGCGCTCCTCAAAACCACTCCGGAAGCTGATATCGGCGAACTCATCGATCTCACGATGAAATCGGAGCGTGATGCTTTGGCCGTCGTCGATAATGGTTCCATCGTCGGCGTGGTCACGACCCGCGGGCTGCTTCGCGGTGTCGCCGGATCCCCAGAGCAACCGCATGTGACAGCCTGA
- a CDS encoding proline/glycine betaine ABC transporter permease: MDISVIADTFDAWTDDALGWISDNGDWLFDPLRAALEGTYNGVLWLLQLPPFYVIALIGALLGWRLINIGSGLLAGLALFFCAVMGLWSETMSTLALVTTATIFALMIGIPMGIVAGFLQWFDRLLQPVLDLIQTMPPYIYLLPAIALLGFGPATALVATFVVAAPPAIRLTSLGIRMTPPAFIELGQASGLTPWQMFTKIRLPFAIPSVMAGINQSLMMAFGMVVIAGIVGSGGLGQTIYGAVRTLDMATSVNAAIAIVILTMILDRLTQSAARRTKVGAR, from the coding sequence ATGGACATCTCGGTCATTGCGGATACTTTCGATGCCTGGACCGACGACGCGCTAGGCTGGATCAGCGACAACGGCGACTGGCTGTTCGACCCACTAAGGGCGGCACTGGAGGGAACTTACAATGGCGTCCTCTGGCTCCTTCAACTCCCGCCTTTCTATGTCATCGCGCTTATCGGCGCGCTGCTTGGTTGGCGACTGATCAATATCGGATCCGGTCTTCTCGCCGGCTTGGCTCTCTTCTTCTGTGCGGTCATGGGTCTTTGGAGCGAAACCATGAGCACCCTTGCTCTTGTGACCACCGCCACGATCTTCGCCTTGATGATCGGAATCCCGATGGGGATTGTCGCTGGGTTTTTGCAGTGGTTCGACAGGCTCCTGCAGCCGGTCCTCGATCTCATCCAGACGATGCCTCCCTATATCTACCTTCTTCCTGCCATTGCGCTTCTTGGTTTTGGTCCTGCGACCGCGCTGGTTGCGACTTTCGTCGTCGCAGCGCCCCCTGCAATTCGCTTGACGTCGCTCGGCATCCGCATGACGCCGCCAGCATTCATCGAACTCGGTCAGGCAAGCGGTCTGACGCCTTGGCAGATGTTTACGAAAATCCGGCTGCCATTTGCCATTCCAAGCGTCATGGCAGGCATTAACCAGAGCTTGATGATGGCATTCGGCATGGTGGTGATCGCCGGCATCGTCGGTTCCGGCGGCCTTGGCCAGACCATCTACGGCGCCGTACGCACGCTCGACATGGCGACATCGGTCAATGCCGCGATCGCGATCGTCATATTGACCATGATACTCGACAGACTGACGCAGAGTGCGGCCCGCCGCACCAAGGTAGGTGCAAGATGA
- a CDS encoding ABC transporter permease subunit: MNLDLLRFSPGQYFAPAVDWLNTNFHPVFDAITKLIEAVLGALESALLYPLPYALIIAAVLIVAFAINIRAAVVTAVALAFCLLAGLWAASMQTLALVTVAVAISVLIAFPLGVLASRRKGFEVAVRPVLDIMQTVPPWVYLIPAVMIFSLGRVPAIIATIIYGVPPMLRLTTLAFNQVPRDLLELGQATGAPPRAILLKIEIPSAMPTLLVGLNQCILLSLAMVVLAGLVGAGGLGAEVTRGLTRMEMGLGLRAGLAIVAIAILLDRLSKGALQGRARSPAKSA; encoded by the coding sequence ATGAACCTCGACCTTCTTCGGTTCTCACCCGGTCAATATTTTGCTCCGGCCGTCGACTGGCTGAACACCAATTTCCATCCGGTCTTCGACGCCATCACCAAGCTCATCGAGGCAGTTCTTGGCGCCTTGGAATCGGCGCTGCTTTACCCACTTCCCTATGCGCTCATTATCGCTGCAGTCCTCATCGTCGCCTTCGCGATCAACATTCGAGCCGCCGTGGTTACAGCCGTCGCCCTTGCCTTCTGTCTTCTGGCGGGCCTTTGGGCTGCGTCCATGCAGACACTCGCGCTGGTCACGGTGGCGGTCGCCATTTCGGTCTTGATTGCCTTCCCCCTCGGCGTACTTGCTTCGCGCCGCAAAGGCTTCGAGGTCGCCGTAAGGCCGGTGCTCGACATCATGCAAACGGTGCCGCCGTGGGTTTATCTCATCCCGGCTGTCATGATCTTCAGTCTCGGCCGCGTGCCGGCGATCATCGCCACGATCATCTATGGCGTGCCGCCGATGCTTCGTCTGACGACGCTGGCATTCAATCAGGTGCCGAGGGATCTTCTCGAACTCGGCCAGGCAACCGGCGCACCGCCGCGTGCGATCCTGCTCAAGATCGAAATACCGTCAGCAATGCCAACCCTGCTTGTAGGCCTCAACCAGTGCATTCTTCTTTCGCTGGCCATGGTCGTCCTTGCCGGGCTTGTCGGGGCCGGCGGGTTGGGGGCTGAGGTGACCCGAGGCCTGACCCGAATGGAAATGGGTCTTGGCCTGCGCGCCGGGCTCGCCATCGTTGCCATCGCGATCCTGCTCGACAGGCTCTCAAAAGGTGCGCTTCAGGGACGCGCACGATCACCGGCCAAGAGCGCCTAG
- a CDS encoding 4-hydroxyproline epimerase encodes MRHSFFCIDSHTCGNPVRLIAGGGPLLPHAPMGERREIFLRDHDWVRQALMFEPRGHDIMSGAIIYPAYRDDCDIAVLFIEVSGCLPMCGAGTIGLVTAAIEEGLVQPREPGKLSIETPAGRVDLTFETSGNHVDSVRLFNVPSYLHKADVEVNVPGMGRLRVDISYGGNYYAVVEPQENWSGLDGMSATDIVGCSQKLRAALADICDPIHPDDARIRGVHHAIWCDRPINGVSDGRCAVFYGEKAIDRSPGGTGTSARMAQLHAKGRLAVGSAYRHESLIGTIFEGRVEAEVNIGAYKGILPSVGGWARIIGHNTIFVDDRDPLAYGFQIR; translated from the coding sequence ATGCGTCATAGCTTCTTCTGCATCGACTCCCACACCTGCGGCAATCCTGTGCGGCTCATCGCCGGCGGCGGTCCGCTTCTGCCGCACGCTCCGATGGGCGAGCGGCGAGAGATATTTCTTCGAGACCATGATTGGGTCCGCCAGGCGCTCATGTTCGAGCCGAGGGGACACGACATCATGTCCGGCGCGATCATATATCCGGCCTATCGCGACGATTGCGACATAGCGGTCCTGTTCATCGAAGTAAGCGGTTGTCTGCCGATGTGCGGGGCAGGCACAATCGGGCTCGTGACCGCTGCGATCGAGGAAGGCCTGGTTCAGCCGCGTGAACCCGGAAAACTCTCGATCGAGACACCCGCCGGAAGAGTGGACTTGACGTTCGAAACGAGCGGAAACCATGTCGATTCCGTCCGGCTCTTCAATGTGCCGAGTTACCTCCACAAAGCGGACGTTGAGGTGAACGTACCCGGCATGGGACGTCTGCGCGTCGATATTTCTTATGGCGGCAACTACTATGCCGTCGTGGAGCCGCAGGAAAATTGGAGCGGTCTGGATGGCATGAGCGCGACTGACATCGTCGGCTGCAGCCAGAAGCTCAGGGCGGCTCTCGCCGATATCTGTGATCCGATCCATCCGGATGATGCCCGTATTCGTGGAGTGCATCACGCGATATGGTGCGATCGTCCGATCAACGGTGTCTCCGATGGCCGTTGCGCCGTGTTTTACGGTGAAAAGGCCATCGACCGGTCGCCGGGCGGCACCGGTACATCGGCTCGGATGGCGCAATTGCACGCAAAGGGCCGTCTGGCCGTCGGATCGGCATATCGGCACGAAAGCCTGATCGGAACCATCTTCGAAGGCCGGGTCGAAGCGGAGGTTAACATCGGAGCTTATAAAGGCATTCTTCCGAGCGTAGGAGGCTGGGCGCGCATCATCGGCCACAACACGATTTTTGTCGACGATCGCGATCCGCTCGCATACGGCTTTCAGATTCGATAA
- a CDS encoding GlxA family transcriptional regulator, translating into MPEKYRPEEDVTTSASRLKVGFILARSFTLSAFALFVDTLRLASDKQDRSGRVLADWQVLGSTRHLITSSCGVQVAPTSDLVDPSRFDYIVVVGGLLTVENPVDEATCAYLKQADAKKVPLIGVCTGSFILAAAGLMKRHESCVSWLHYEGFRERFPELKVRSDRLFNLDRQRGSCAGGSSAADMAALLVRKYISRDAERNALEVLQIEKARTTADIQPRRPLYEDYADARVKATMIAMEQFVDGSLPIPKLAAKVGLSRRQLERIFLEKTGMSPAKAYNRVRMERAKSILSRSKAPLIEVALDVGFENTSQFTRTFKRTFGQTPSQHRAEVLRTR; encoded by the coding sequence ATGCCTGAGAAATATCGGCCGGAAGAAGACGTGACAACGTCCGCCAGTCGTCTCAAGGTGGGGTTCATCTTGGCGCGGTCGTTCACATTGTCCGCCTTCGCACTCTTCGTAGATACGTTGCGGCTCGCAAGCGACAAACAGGATCGTTCCGGAAGAGTTCTTGCGGACTGGCAGGTACTCGGTAGCACCAGGCATCTCATCACCTCGAGCTGCGGCGTCCAGGTCGCTCCGACGTCGGATCTCGTCGATCCGTCGAGGTTTGATTATATCGTGGTTGTCGGGGGCCTTTTGACCGTCGAAAATCCCGTCGACGAGGCGACATGCGCATACCTCAAGCAGGCGGACGCCAAGAAGGTGCCACTGATCGGCGTGTGCACCGGGTCGTTCATTCTTGCTGCGGCGGGCCTGATGAAGCGGCACGAATCCTGTGTAAGCTGGCTGCATTACGAAGGATTTCGAGAGCGCTTTCCTGAGCTCAAGGTCCGTTCTGACCGACTGTTCAATCTTGATCGTCAGCGGGGATCGTGCGCGGGCGGTAGCAGTGCTGCCGACATGGCGGCATTGCTCGTCAGGAAATACATCAGTCGCGATGCGGAGCGAAATGCGCTGGAGGTCCTTCAGATCGAGAAGGCCCGCACGACCGCGGACATACAGCCTCGTCGTCCACTCTACGAGGACTATGCCGACGCTCGCGTGAAGGCGACGATGATTGCAATGGAACAGTTCGTCGATGGCAGCCTGCCGATCCCCAAGCTGGCTGCCAAGGTTGGCTTGTCACGGCGGCAACTGGAAAGAATCTTCCTCGAAAAGACGGGAATGTCTCCTGCCAAAGCTTATAACCGTGTCCGCATGGAGCGGGCGAAGTCGATCCTTTCCCGATCGAAGGCGCCTCTCATAGAGGTCGCGCTGGATGTGGGGTTTGAGAACACGTCGCAGTTTACGAGGACATTCAAGCGCACGTTCGGACAGACGCCGTCACAACATCGCGCAGAGGTTTTGAGAACCCGCTGA
- a CDS encoding DUF4142 domain-containing protein, with the protein MRRIAITTAALLFAAPVLAQSTAEKSGVNSLVGIAPKTEDFVNEAARSDMFEIESSKLALERADDATKSFAKQMITDHQKTTTQLKQLVTSGKVKAPLPTAMSSPQQKMLNKLKSLQGDDFTKQYHSDQVSAHKEAVDLFKRYGNKGQNADLKTWAATTRPALEHHLQMAQDLNK; encoded by the coding sequence ATGAGAAGGATTGCCATCACGACTGCCGCTTTGCTCTTTGCGGCGCCGGTTCTCGCTCAATCGACCGCGGAAAAAAGCGGCGTCAATTCGCTCGTCGGCATTGCCCCGAAAACGGAGGATTTCGTCAACGAGGCCGCGAGAAGCGACATGTTTGAGATCGAATCCAGTAAGCTTGCGCTCGAACGCGCCGATGACGCGACAAAGTCATTCGCAAAGCAGATGATCACCGACCATCAGAAAACCACGACTCAACTAAAGCAGTTGGTAACGAGCGGGAAAGTAAAGGCGCCCCTCCCAACGGCTATGTCCTCCCCCCAGCAGAAGATGCTCAATAAGCTTAAGAGTCTGCAGGGAGACGACTTCACCAAGCAATACCATTCGGATCAGGTCTCGGCTCACAAAGAAGCCGTCGACCTTTTCAAGCGGTATGGCAATAAGGGCCAGAATGCCGATCTAAAGACCTGGGCGGCAACCACGCGGCCGGCTCTGGAACACCATCTGCAGATGGCGCAGGATTTGAATAAATAG
- a CDS encoding outer membrane protein, whose product MHKLLVSTAIASIVGFSTASAADVVTQAPEAPAVETPAGFTWAGAYAGIRGGGNWVNGDFSIPGASTSEDLSGGLVGGFIGYNWQFQNNVVLGLEGDLNYNWNKDTIAPGIDVGTDIDGSVRARLGYAFDRALIYATGGWEATRGFVDTGSKDTKTFNGWTLGAGVDYAFTDRVFGRVEYRYTDFGSKDINGVNVDLKQNAVVVGVGVKFW is encoded by the coding sequence ATGCATAAGCTACTCGTCTCTACCGCGATTGCCAGTATCGTTGGCTTCAGTACGGCCTCGGCCGCAGATGTTGTAACCCAGGCGCCGGAAGCACCTGCCGTTGAAACTCCGGCGGGGTTCACTTGGGCGGGTGCATATGCCGGTATTCGTGGCGGCGGCAATTGGGTCAATGGAGATTTCAGCATTCCCGGTGCGAGCACGTCTGAAGATCTGAGCGGCGGCCTGGTCGGTGGGTTTATCGGCTACAATTGGCAATTTCAGAATAATGTCGTGCTCGGCCTCGAAGGCGACCTGAACTATAATTGGAACAAGGATACGATCGCACCCGGCATCGATGTCGGGACGGACATCGATGGTTCCGTCCGCGCCCGCCTTGGCTATGCTTTCGATCGCGCTTTGATCTATGCGACAGGCGGCTGGGAAGCGACGCGTGGGTTTGTCGACACGGGCAGCAAAGACACCAAGACCTTCAACGGGTGGACTCTCGGCGCCGGCGTTGATTACGCCTTCACCGATCGGGTCTTCGGTCGCGTGGAATACCGCTATACCGATTTCGGCAGTAAGGATATCAACGGCGTGAACGTCGATCTCAAACAGAACGCCGTTGTCGTCGGCGTCGGCGTCAAATTCTGGTGA